CCACACTATCGGTTGTAATACAGATACTCACCTGATTCCCGCTGCTAAACGGCGATCCGGGAAAGGTATCCGAAAACATGAGCTCTGTCTCGCCCACTTTAAGGGTGGCATGTCCCACACGTTCCTTGACCTCTGCGGGAATGGGAAAATCGGGGTTTTCCGGCATTTCCCCAAAAGTTTGAATAAAAAGCAGTTGAGCATCCAATGCCTTTTCATAAAATTCGATTGCTTC
This window of the Paenibacillus polymyxa genome carries:
- a CDS encoding VOC family protein; translation: MSKRLIPYITMDGNAKEAIEFYEKALDAQLLFIQTFGEMPENPDFPIPAEVKERVGHATLKVGETELMFSDTFPGSPFSSGNQVSICITTDSVEQAQKMFDALQQGGQVGMPLQATHFSPAYGNVTDKFGVTFQMFTEARS